CAGGAGCTTAAAAGGGAAGTCAAGTAATAATTAGGATGGCGTTTAAGGAGTTAGAGGGCAGGTGAACCGCCAGGTAACCAATGGCTCTTTCTCTCAGATTCTGTTTAAACTGGAACTGAAATATTATATTTACCTGGAGAGTTCCCAAACCTGTCGGTCTAAACAACGTGACAAAACAGGATGGCTGTTCCAAATAATCAGAGAAAAACAGTCCATTTAATTTGGGATTCAACACCACCGACATTGGAACGGTGGGCCACAGTGTATCAGAGACTTATAAAACACAATATAATTTTAACCGGGTTATTTGGTCAATATAAAACTTTAGTTGGCATGATATGGCTTACTGATGATACGGAAATGGACCGTCCAAGTGAGAGGATTACCTCTTCAATAGACACTATGAGGATGTGAACAGCGATGAGACAATAGCTGAAAAATGGGTGTCAAGATAAGCTATTGATATTACAGATGAACAGGTGTGCATCATGTGGAAATAATGTTGGTGGCTAGTGTGGTGTTCCCAAATTTGCAATATTGATGAATGGAGACTCAGCATTAGTTGAAGGTAACAATGTCCATACACTTTGAGGAACTCCACACTAACTATTGCCTTTAAAGTCTCAAAACACTTATTCAATTTGACTAGACTCAAAAGTCTTATCCCTGTTACCTTCATCGGTGCAGCCGAGACTATCAACGGCAGTAAGTCTTTATTGTTACCCACTCCCCCCCAAATAATAATTACTGGTCCAAAATTTGCTTTTGAACCACGTCAAAATTATAAATCACACGGCTATTTTGTCAAGTAGAAAGTGGGCGGATTAGCACTATTATTTGTAATCGGCGCCGGAAATCTTCATCTTAGCCATCTGGCGCGCTAACATGAACCGAGATATGCCCAACAACCTTGCGGCTGGCTGAACCTTGCCTTTTGTCATGCGGAGAGCGTTCTCGATGTAGTTCATTTCAAGGTTTTTGGAGACATCTGGAAGTGTGCGAAGTCCCACAGTCTGGCTTTGGTTTGGTGACATCTCGGAGTGCATATTTATCAAATCTTTAAGCGATTGGAATAATGTGCGGTATCTAGTTTCGCTTTCTCTTAAAGCATCTTCAGCCCGTTTTCGGAGGGCTATATCCTCTATTACGGTAAATGACCCTATTATTTCGCCATTCTCATTCAGATGAGGTTTAATGACAGACCTCAGAAAAGTCTGTTTGCCCCATTTGGTCGTGTATTGTGTCTCCGCGTCTATTAATTTTCCGCTCTTTAGGCAATCGTGGTAGTGTTTAGACAACCCGGATTCAATTAGCGGTGGAAATGTGAGCATGTTGATTGCTTTTGTAGCCTCAGGCCCGGGGGAACCTAATATTTCCAGCATTTTCTGATTGATCTCTAGAATATTCCCATCTTTATCTACATACATCATTCCTATAGGAGATTCTGAAAACATGAGGCGGTATTTTGTCTCAGACCTTTCTAACGCCGCTTGGGTTTCCTTCCGCTCAGTGATGTCCTCTACAAAACCCTCTATTATCCCATTTGACTCCGGAATAATGCGAAAGGCTATACGTCCATGCATTATTGATCTATCTTTTCGAAAATACTCGGATTCTCCCATGAACCACTTACCGGGGGCCATTACTGCCTTGACTGCGAAATCAGCTCTAGCTTGTGGGCTAACATACATAGATTCAGCAACGGATGTCTGATTTACAAGAGAAATGGTTTCCTCTGGAGACTCATATCCAAAGATACGAGCGAGCGCAGGGTTAACATCAATAATTTTACCATCAGGAGTAGAATGAATTATCCCAACAGGAGCGTTCTCAAAGATATTTCTGTATTTTTCCTCCTGTAGTAGTCTAGCCTTATCAGCCCTGTGATTTTCTGAAACATCGGAGAAACGCCAAACTCTTCCCACCATCTCATCCCCCATTTTCTGGGGACGTGTATACCTTAGAAAAACTCTGGCATCCAAGAAATTGATAGTTTCGTAGCTCTCCTCTTGCGGATGGCCATATATTTCCTTAACTCTTTTAAGAAAACCCACCGGGTCTTCGAGTTGACTCAGGATGCAGTCTAGAA
This genomic stretch from Desulfomonilaceae bacterium harbors:
- a CDS encoding PAS domain S-box protein, which produces MDITNNELIISLLQSTLDSVTDGVLVVDLMGKIILFNRQFERMWNIPPDVMESKNDELVLDCILSQLEDPVGFLKRVKEIYGHPQEESYETINFLDARVFLRYTRPQKMGDEMVGRVWRFSDVSENHRADKARLLQEEKYRNIFENAPVGIIHSTPDGKIIDVNPALARIFGYESPEETISLVNQTSVAESMYVSPQARADFAVKAVMAPGKWFMGESEYFRKDRSIMHGRIAFRIIPESNGIIEGFVEDITERKETQAALERSETKYRLMFSESPIGMMYVDKDGNILEINQKMLEILGSPGPEATKAINMLTFPPLIESGLSKHYHDCLKSGKLIDAETQYTTKWGKQTFLRSVIKPHLNENGEIIGSFTVIEDIALRKRAEDALRESETRYRTLFQSLKDLINMHSEMSPNQSQTVGLRTLPDVSKNLEMNYIENALRMTKGKVQPAARLLGISRFMLARQMAKMKISGADYK